A region of uncultured Desulfobacter sp. DNA encodes the following proteins:
- a CDS encoding tyrosine-type recombinase/integrase, with product MRLSSCLHQYFYEYLPRIKGTSEHSIKAYRQTFSLLLHFLADYHKMTIKSLRIEHLTPEAVLAFLHHLEKDRKNSIQTRNNRLAVIKSLAKMIRFMHPDKKQIAETLLIIPQKRAQKKVMGFLYPEEIMRVFSAVDLKKKEGMRDFTILHLLYDSGARASEIATLEFDYFDPENETIAVLGKGNRYRLINLCPRTSSLISDYIINHRVDPIPIFSQRLFINQRKRGMTRHGINKICRKYLTKTLSPKRLKGLSPVHCFRHSCAVNMVTSGDPVSTIKNRLGHQSVESTMIYLQLDLSKKREIQNKLIEYMQSKINHDKKIDELIDWKNNAEILVWLDSL from the coding sequence ATGAGACTGTCCTCCTGCCTGCATCAATATTTTTATGAATATTTGCCCCGGATAAAAGGGACCAGCGAGCATAGCATCAAGGCTTACCGGCAGACCTTTTCTTTGTTGCTGCATTTTCTGGCCGATTATCACAAGATGACAATCAAATCTTTGAGAATCGAACATTTAACGCCTGAAGCGGTGCTGGCTTTTTTGCACCACCTTGAAAAAGATCGGAAAAACAGCATTCAGACCCGAAATAACCGTCTGGCTGTAATCAAGTCACTGGCCAAGATGATTCGGTTCATGCATCCTGACAAAAAACAAATCGCTGAAACGCTCCTGATCATCCCACAGAAGAGGGCTCAAAAAAAGGTGATGGGGTTTTTATACCCGGAAGAGATCATGAGGGTGTTCAGTGCCGTTGACCTGAAAAAGAAAGAAGGCATGAGGGATTTTACCATTCTCCATCTCCTCTATGACTCCGGTGCCCGGGCCAGTGAGATAGCCACTTTGGAATTTGATTATTTTGATCCTGAGAATGAAACCATTGCGGTCCTGGGCAAGGGGAACCGGTACCGGCTTATTAATTTATGCCCCAGAACCTCTTCGTTGATCTCGGATTACATTATCAACCACCGGGTAGATCCCATCCCTATATTTAGCCAGCGGTTATTTATAAACCAGCGGAAGCGGGGAATGACCCGGCACGGTATTAACAAAATCTGTCGGAAATACCTGACCAAAACATTGTCGCCAAAACGGTTGAAAGGATTGAGCCCGGTTCATTGCTTCAGGCACTCGTGTGCGGTCAATATGGTCACCTCAGGAGATCCGGTATCGACCATCAAAAATCGTCTTGGCCACCAAAGTGTTGAGTCAACAATGATCTATCTGCAGCTGGACTTGTCAAAAAAGCGGGAAATCCAGAATAAGCTCATTGAATACATGCAATCGAAAATAAATCATGACAAGAAAATTGATGAACTGATTGACTGGAAGAATAATGCTGAAATTCTTGTCTGGTTAGACAGTCTATGA
- a CDS encoding UPF0175 family protein, giving the protein MQYNKLDIQYPRNWLDVLHLNKESFEDEAKMAMAVKLFELKRLSSGMAANLVGISRVQFLLNLHRFNVAMIDLEEEELLMDINNDGLVKSPKSI; this is encoded by the coding sequence ATGCAATACAATAAACTCGATATACAATATCCACGAAATTGGCTTGATGTGCTTCATTTGAATAAAGAATCTTTTGAAGATGAAGCAAAAATGGCAATGGCTGTCAAATTATTTGAATTGAAGCGTCTTTCTTCCGGAATGGCAGCGAACCTTGTCGGCATATCACGCGTTCAGTTTCTTTTAAATCTTCACAGGTTTAATGTGGCCATGATTGACCTTGAAGAAGAAGAACTTCTGATGGATATTAATAATGATGGACTCGTAAAAAGTCCAAAATCAATTTAA
- a CDS encoding tyrosine-type recombinase/integrase, translating into MQRILTSLDIYLQKSGVPLDKISIQKVDQFLALYNANYSIGTAKSNRSHLRLFLRYLYLNQYIKKDLAPLIVSPPEFGQLKPIKFLRAHEVQKLFDSLDLSTAKDLRTNAAIHLAYYLGLRPKEIRLLTLDDISFRQKEIFIRSRKNCNPAHLPLPDNIIKAITAYIVGGRPETQSRVLFLQLIPPYKPANRSDIPRDIKKCMTKSNLASSTYWLRHSFAQNMLEAGMPIYEIKEMMGHKSLDSTKKYLSIHIGLMREIILDETF; encoded by the coding sequence ATGCAGCGGATATTGACAAGTCTGGATATCTATCTGCAAAAATCAGGCGTCCCCCTGGATAAGATATCCATCCAAAAGGTTGATCAATTTTTAGCCCTGTACAATGCCAATTATTCCATAGGAACCGCTAAGTCGAACCGGTCACATCTGAGGCTGTTTTTGAGATATCTTTATCTGAACCAATATATCAAAAAAGATCTCGCTCCTTTGATAGTTAGCCCTCCAGAGTTCGGACAACTAAAACCAATCAAATTTTTACGCGCTCATGAAGTTCAAAAATTGTTTGACAGCCTGGATCTATCAACAGCAAAAGATCTTCGCACGAATGCCGCCATACACCTGGCGTATTACCTGGGATTGAGACCCAAAGAAATCAGGTTGCTAACCCTGGATGACATTTCATTTAGGCAGAAAGAGATTTTTATCCGTTCAAGAAAAAATTGCAATCCTGCCCATCTTCCCCTTCCCGACAACATCATCAAAGCGATTACTGCATATATTGTAGGCGGGAGACCTGAAACTCAATCCCGAGTTCTATTTTTACAGTTGATACCACCTTATAAACCGGCCAACAGGAGCGATATCCCCCGAGATATAAAAAAATGCATGACGAAAAGTAATCTTGCATCAAGCACATACTGGCTGCGGCATTCATTTGCCCAGAACATGTTGGAGGCCGGTATGCCCATCTATGAAATTAAAGAAATGATGGGGCATAAAAGCCTCGATTCGACCAAAAAGTATCTGAGCATTCATATCGGCCTGATGCGGGAGATCATCCTTGATGAAACGTTTTAA
- a CDS encoding SEC-C metal-binding domain-containing protein produces the protein MAKIGRNTPCPCGSGKKYKKCCLLLQSAGAQPKSYPAGFTPVYTELDLLSNSVTDLINEDKLDEAEAVSKRLLLEYPDQIDGFHRLGQVYEARGKRHEAGEYYQKAAEFARTMPGFDPETVEHFFSKAKKMKEEKK, from the coding sequence ATGGCAAAAATCGGTCGAAATACACCATGCCCTTGCGGCAGCGGTAAGAAGTATAAAAAGTGTTGTCTATTATTGCAGTCAGCGGGGGCTCAACCTAAGTCCTATCCTGCCGGATTTACACCAGTTTACACGGAATTGGATCTGCTTTCAAACAGTGTAACGGATCTGATCAATGAAGACAAATTAGACGAGGCTGAAGCTGTATCAAAGAGATTGTTGCTTGAATATCCTGATCAGATTGACGGGTTTCACAGATTGGGGCAGGTCTATGAAGCTCGTGGGAAGAGGCACGAAGCTGGAGAATATTATCAAAAAGCCGCTGAGTTTGCTCGGACAATGCCTGGTTTTGATCCGGAAACTGTTGAACACTTCTTCTCAAAAGCCAAAAAAATGAAGGAAGAAAAAAAGTAA
- a CDS encoding RusA family crossover junction endodeoxyribonuclease yields MEISGKRPPIYGQIRFEIDRAPVSLQAKRNKKDDLKEFILKVLEEAQYFLTGDVKIEIEWHVHEQKRYETDTSADIDNIIKPLLDSLCGPSGILIDDNQVQCVTCSWLDTYDYESEKIYISVNYMNDEFISKEGLVFINVENNLCLPFNEKNPAEVQKIILKQWLNMFSTKNELISHGLGYYDAQGVMPIQRVFHKSRLNSFNILEINEQLKHLNSN; encoded by the coding sequence ATGGAAATATCTGGAAAAAGACCACCCATATATGGACAAATAAGATTTGAAATTGATAGGGCTCCAGTGTCTTTACAAGCAAAACGGAATAAAAAAGACGACCTAAAGGAATTCATTCTCAAAGTATTGGAAGAAGCTCAGTATTTTTTGACTGGTGATGTCAAAATTGAAATTGAATGGCATGTCCACGAACAAAAGAGGTATGAAACAGATACAAGTGCGGACATCGACAATATTATAAAACCATTATTGGATTCCCTCTGTGGCCCATCTGGCATATTAATTGACGACAACCAAGTTCAATGCGTAACTTGCTCTTGGTTGGACACCTACGACTATGAGTCAGAAAAAATCTATATCTCTGTTAATTACATGAACGATGAATTTATTTCAAAGGAAGGTTTGGTTTTCATAAATGTTGAAAATAATTTGTGTCTTCCGTTCAACGAAAAGAATCCAGCTGAAGTTCAGAAAATAATATTAAAGCAATGGCTCAATATGTTTTCTACTAAAAACGAGCTAATTTCTCACGGGTTAGGGTACTATGATGCTCAAGGCGTAATGCCTATTCAAAGGGTCTTTCATAAATCCAGATTAAATAGTTTTAATATATTGGAAATCAATGAACAATTGAAACATCTTAATAGTAACTAA
- a CDS encoding CHC2 zinc finger domain-containing protein: protein MGKRFSSMELYKLRNSIPIHVLIETQLGIPAKISEGVFRFLCPLCNEFQTAVNPRTNLSRCFRCEKNFNTIDMVMVWRNTDFVSSVKYLQAILNVRESGHGT from the coding sequence ATGGGCAAACGATTTTCTTCAATGGAACTTTATAAATTACGAAATTCAATCCCCATTCATGTGTTAATCGAAACACAACTGGGTATCCCGGCTAAAATCAGTGAAGGGGTTTTCCGTTTTCTGTGTCCCTTGTGCAACGAGTTTCAGACCGCTGTTAATCCCAGAACGAACTTGAGCCGGTGCTTTCGATGCGAAAAGAATTTTAACACCATCGATATGGTAATGGTCTGGCGCAACACCGATTTTGTCAGCAGCGTAAAATATCTGCAGGCGATTTTAAACGTAAGGGAATCCGGTCATGGCACCTGA
- a CDS encoding tyrosine-type recombinase/integrase, whose product MKRFKSCLAEHIENFIEYRLQLGYSDKMLIVSLGLLDRYVAEKKVTLTSFDPLFFIRLRSDLNCENRSINTFFRTFKMFFNYLIRQDLIRENPLQEIAELPENQIIPFIFSPEETELLLEVVIKLMRKTERYYLADFSGYISFLLMARCGLRISETLNLLKNNYRPEERTIYIEKTKFKKDRLLPVPKAISCAIDNLLKVRQCFFTADNHPLLLIKENGKGLSRSYMRWKFKNAISILNLEQPRRIIGATNFSNPTRHSLRHSFAVNTLKRIKQQGKSPQNALPVLAAYMGHSEYKYTTKYLRVVDAEHRRQMLDFSMLRSEDV is encoded by the coding sequence ATGAAACGCTTTAAAAGTTGTCTTGCCGAACATATTGAGAATTTCATCGAATACCGTCTTCAGTTGGGATATTCTGATAAAATGCTGATAGTCAGCCTTGGATTACTGGATCGGTATGTTGCCGAAAAGAAGGTAACCCTGACATCATTTGATCCATTGTTCTTCATCCGGCTCCGTTCAGATCTTAATTGTGAAAACCGTTCCATCAACACGTTTTTTCGTACGTTCAAAATGTTTTTCAATTACCTGATCCGCCAGGATTTGATCCGGGAAAATCCATTGCAGGAGATTGCTGAACTGCCGGAAAATCAAATTATCCCTTTTATTTTTTCACCGGAAGAAACTGAACTTTTGCTGGAGGTTGTCATTAAATTGATGCGAAAGACCGAAAGATATTACCTCGCCGATTTCAGCGGTTACATTTCCTTTTTGCTGATGGCCCGGTGCGGATTAAGGATATCAGAAACCCTCAACTTACTGAAAAACAATTACCGGCCTGAAGAAAGGACAATTTATATTGAAAAGACAAAGTTTAAAAAAGATCGACTGCTTCCGGTACCCAAGGCGATTTCTTGTGCAATAGACAATCTGCTGAAAGTTCGCCAGTGTTTTTTTACCGCAGATAATCATCCTTTATTGCTGATAAAAGAAAATGGAAAAGGGCTATCCCGTTCTTACATGCGTTGGAAATTTAAGAACGCGATTTCAATTCTTAACCTGGAGCAGCCCAGAAGAATCATTGGTGCGACAAACTTCAGCAACCCGACGCGGCACTCCCTTCGTCATTCATTTGCCGTAAATACCCTAAAACGGATTAAACAACAGGGAAAGTCTCCCCAAAATGCCTTACCGGTACTGGCCGCTTACATGGGCCACAGTGAGTATAAATATACAACCAAATATTTGAGGGTGGTGGATGCAGAGCATCGCCGCCAGATGCTTGATTTTTCAATGTTAAGAAGCGAGGATGTATGA
- a CDS encoding tyrosine-type recombinase/integrase: MAETENKLTKAVEKYLDYYRDQTSGKTISHAKRALTGFAAHLQTSNTPLDNISIQQVDHFLALYNANYSTGTARTNRSYLRQFLKYLYRYGHIKKDLSQLVVSPPEFARSKPPKFLRPHEIQKLFSSLDLSTAKDLRTNATLHLAYYLGLRPKEIRLLTLDDISFRQKEIFIRSRKNCDPAHLPVSDNVIKAIAAYIVGARPETQSRVLFLQLIPPYKPVNRCDIPRYIKECMTENNLESSTYWLRHSYAQNLLESGASIYEIKEMMGHKNIGSTQKYLSVHINLMREVILDETL, encoded by the coding sequence ATGGCTGAAACTGAAAATAAGCTCACCAAAGCAGTGGAGAAATACCTGGACTATTATCGAGATCAAACTTCCGGGAAGACGATATCCCATGCAAAAAGAGCATTAACCGGTTTTGCGGCCCATCTTCAAACTTCAAATACCCCTTTAGATAACATATCCATTCAACAGGTTGATCACTTTTTAGCCCTGTACAATGCCAATTATTCCACCGGAACAGCCAGAACGAACCGGTCATATCTCCGACAATTTTTGAAGTACCTTTACCGGTACGGACATATTAAAAAAGACCTCTCCCAACTGGTGGTAAGCCCCCCGGAGTTTGCCCGATCAAAACCTCCCAAATTTTTGCGTCCTCATGAAATCCAAAAGCTGTTTAGCAGTCTGGATCTGTCAACAGCAAAAGACCTTCGCACCAATGCCACCCTGCACCTGGCATATTATCTGGGGTTAAGGCCGAAAGAAATCCGTTTATTAACTTTGGATGACATTTCCTTCAGGCAAAAGGAAATTTTCATTCGTTCAAGAAAAAATTGCGACCCGGCCCATCTTCCAGTATCGGACAACGTGATCAAAGCCATCGCCGCTTATATTGTCGGCGCAAGACCTGAAACTCAATCCCGAGTTCTATTTTTACAGTTAATACCACCTTATAAACCGGTCAACAGGTGCGATATCCCCCGATATATAAAAGAATGCATGACGGAAAATAATCTTGAATCGAGCACATACTGGCTGCGGCATTCATATGCCCAAAATTTACTGGAGTCTGGTGCGTCCATTTATGAGATCAAAGAGATGATGGGGCATAAAAACATCGGATCAACGCAAAAGTATCTGAGCGTTCATATCAATCTTATGCGGGAGGTTATCCTGGATGAAACGCTTTAA